Proteins encoded by one window of uncultured Bacteroides sp.:
- a CDS encoding replication-associated recombination protein A, translating to MAQPLAERLRPKSLDDYIGQKHLVGEGAILRKMIDAGRISSFILWGPPGVGKTTLAQIIANKLETPFYTLSAVSSGVKDVREVIEKAKSTRFFSQASPILFIDEIHRFSKSQQDSLLGAVEHGTVTLIGATTENPSFEVIRPLLSRCQLYVLKSLEKEDLLELLQRALTEDSILKSKNIELRETDAMLRYSGGDARKLLNILELVVESDSEDPIVITDEKVTERLQQNPLAYDKDGEMHYDIISAFIKSIRGSDPDGAIYWLARMVEGGEDPAFIARRLVISASEDIGLANPNALLLANACFDTLMKIGWPEGRIPLAETTIYLATSPKSNSAYLAINDALELVQNTGNLPVPLHLRNAPTKLMKQLGYGNDYKYAHNYKDNFVKQQFLPNELNTKSIWHPQDNAAEAKLKDYMKRLWGDRYNE from the coding sequence ATGGCACAACCATTAGCAGAAAGACTTCGGCCAAAGTCGCTCGACGATTATATTGGTCAGAAACATTTAGTGGGAGAAGGAGCAATCTTGCGTAAGATGATAGACGCAGGACGCATTTCGTCATTCATTCTTTGGGGACCTCCCGGAGTGGGGAAAACAACTCTTGCTCAGATTATAGCAAATAAACTTGAAACTCCTTTTTATACATTAAGTGCAGTCAGCTCTGGCGTTAAAGATGTTCGCGAGGTAATTGAGAAAGCAAAAAGTACCCGTTTCTTCTCACAAGCAAGTCCCATCCTTTTTATTGATGAAATTCACCGGTTTAGTAAGTCGCAGCAAGATTCCCTACTGGGTGCTGTGGAGCATGGAACAGTAACACTTATTGGAGCAACCACCGAGAATCCTTCGTTTGAAGTGATTCGACCGCTACTTTCCCGCTGTCAGCTCTATGTTCTTAAGTCGCTTGAAAAGGAAGACTTACTGGAACTGTTGCAACGTGCGCTTACAGAAGACTCAATTCTTAAAAGTAAAAATATAGAGCTTCGTGAAACCGATGCCATGCTTCGGTATTCGGGCGGTGATGCACGTAAACTGCTCAATATACTGGAACTTGTAGTTGAATCGGATAGTGAAGATCCAATTGTGATTACCGATGAAAAGGTTACTGAAAGACTTCAACAGAATCCGCTGGCATACGATAAAGATGGAGAAATGCATTACGACATAATCTCAGCCTTTATTAAAAGTATTCGTGGAAGTGATCCCGATGGAGCCATTTATTGGCTGGCCCGTATGGTTGAGGGTGGGGAAGATCCTGCCTTTATTGCCCGCCGACTGGTAATCTCAGCTTCAGAAGATATTGGTTTGGCAAATCCAAATGCCCTGTTACTGGCCAATGCCTGTTTTGATACACTGATGAAGATTGGATGGCCCGAAGGAAGAATCCCTTTGGCAGAAACCACCATTTATCTGGCTACCAGTCCAAAAAGTAATTCGGCTTACCTTGCCATTAATGATGCTTTGGAATTAGTGCAGAATACAGGTAATCTTCCTGTTCCTTTGCACTTACGCAATGCCCCTACAAAGTTGATGAAACAGCTGGGCTATGGCAATGACTATAAGTATGCCCATAATTACAAAGATAACTTTGTGAAACAACAATTCCTCCCTAATGAGTTGAATACCAAATCAATCTGGCATCCGCAGGATAATGCTGCTGAGGCTAAACTGAAAGATTATATGAAGCGACTTTGGGGAGATCGTTATAATGAATAA
- a CDS encoding DUF5686 family protein: MKQRYIKFVFGLIFIAVSLTASAHFTGSEHSVSADISSSLTGVVRDSLTNEPIPYASISYEGKGVGSISDLNGAYRITTRKGWSEVTFTAVGYRKKTIKFVPGVTQKLNVKLQPSDVQLKEIVVKPKKEKYSRKNNPAVELMRKVIANKSNQRLEENDFYQYDKYQKMTTSLNNVNPDNFDKGIYKKMPFLVNQVEPCIETNKLILPFSVEETASQKVFRKNPKDEKTLIKGMNSSGISELFSTGDAMGAILKDVFADVNIYDDDIRLLTSRFISPISSKSAISFYKYYIMDTIKVDRDSCIHLTFVPNNSQDFGFTGHLYILKDSTYAVKKCTMNLPKKTGVNFVDNLDIIQSYEQLPNGQWVLKDDDMIVELTVVKGQIQVRRTTRYSNYTFKEVSPKVFKLKGPVVKDVDAMMKDETFWKDIRPVPLTDKENGMDMFIKHLEEMPGFKYAIIGLKALVENFVETGSKDHPSKFDFGPMNTIIGSNSIEGLRLRLSGQTTAKLFPQLFFSGYYAYGFKDNKSKYKGTVEYTFDKKEFLAREFPKHSVSFSYMYDVMSPMDKFLKTDKDNMFVGLKTTTVDQMSYVRDISAKYERETMSGFSVAMSVKNRNDQPAGNLFYIKNDALHTNVHDMTTTEASLQLRYAPGETFINTKERRMPINFDAPIFTLSHTMGIKDVLGGDYKFNFTEAGIYKRFWLSSWGRLDAFVKAGKQWDKVPFPLLIMPAANLSYITQRETFNLINNMEFLNDKYASLDLTYDMNGRIFNRIPLIKRFKWREVFKFKTLYGSLSDKNNPDKSEGLYLFPTRNGQTTSFAMGKDPYMEFSVGIYNIFKILHVEYTRRLNYLDHPGINKDGIRIAMMLNF; the protein is encoded by the coding sequence ATGAAACAACGATATATCAAATTCGTTTTCGGATTAATTTTTATTGCCGTTTCTCTTACTGCCTCAGCACATTTTACTGGGAGTGAACATAGTGTTTCTGCTGATATTTCATCATCTTTAACAGGAGTTGTTCGAGATTCTTTGACCAATGAACCAATACCTTATGCTTCAATTTCTTATGAAGGTAAAGGTGTGGGAAGTATTTCAGATCTTAATGGAGCTTATCGTATAACTACCCGTAAAGGTTGGAGTGAAGTTACCTTTACCGCCGTGGGATATAGAAAGAAAACTATAAAGTTTGTTCCTGGAGTTACCCAAAAACTTAATGTGAAGTTACAGCCTAGTGATGTACAATTGAAAGAAATTGTAGTTAAGCCTAAAAAAGAGAAATATTCTCGTAAAAATAATCCTGCTGTGGAACTTATGCGCAAAGTAATAGCTAATAAGTCGAATCAAAGATTGGAGGAAAATGATTTTTATCAGTATGATAAATACCAGAAGATGACAACCTCGCTTAACAATGTGAATCCGGATAACTTTGATAAGGGAATTTATAAGAAGATGCCTTTCTTGGTTAATCAGGTAGAACCATGCATAGAAACAAATAAGCTTATTCTTCCTTTTTCTGTTGAAGAAACTGCTTCTCAGAAAGTATTTCGTAAGAATCCTAAGGATGAAAAAACTTTGATAAAGGGTATGAATTCATCTGGGATAAGTGAGCTTTTCTCAACAGGAGATGCGATGGGAGCAATTCTTAAGGATGTTTTTGCAGACGTGAATATCTACGATGATGATATTCGCCTGTTAACAAGTCGCTTTATAAGTCCAATATCTTCAAAATCAGCAATCTCTTTCTATAAATATTATATAATGGATACAATTAAGGTTGACAGAGACTCTTGTATTCATCTTACATTTGTTCCTAATAACTCACAGGACTTTGGCTTTACTGGTCATCTGTATATTTTGAAGGACTCTACTTATGCCGTGAAAAAATGTACAATGAACCTTCCGAAGAAAACGGGAGTCAATTTCGTTGATAATCTTGATATAATCCAGTCTTATGAGCAACTTCCAAATGGGCAGTGGGTGCTAAAAGATGATGATATGATTGTGGAACTTACTGTGGTCAAAGGTCAGATTCAGGTCAGGCGAACAACAAGGTATAGCAATTACACCTTTAAAGAAGTCTCCCCGAAAGTGTTTAAACTAAAGGGGCCTGTTGTTAAAGATGTAGATGCTATGATGAAAGATGAAACTTTTTGGAAAGATATCAGGCCGGTTCCACTTACAGATAAGGAAAATGGAATGGATATGTTTATCAAACACCTTGAAGAAATGCCAGGGTTTAAGTACGCCATTATTGGCTTGAAAGCCTTGGTTGAGAATTTTGTTGAAACTGGAAGCAAGGATCATCCTAGTAAATTTGATTTTGGACCGATGAATACCATTATTGGTAGTAACTCTATAGAAGGACTTCGTTTGAGACTTAGTGGACAGACCACTGCCAAACTATTCCCACAGCTTTTCTTTAGTGGATATTATGCTTATGGATTTAAAGATAACAAATCAAAATATAAAGGAACGGTAGAATATACATTTGATAAGAAAGAATTTCTGGCAAGAGAGTTTCCGAAACACTCAGTTTCTTTCTCTTATATGTATGATGTGATGTCACCAATGGATAAATTCCTGAAGACGGATAAGGACAATATGTTTGTGGGACTAAAAACCACAACTGTAGATCAGATGTCGTACGTGCGTGATATTTCTGCTAAATATGAGAGAGAAACAATGTCAGGTTTTTCAGTTGCAATGTCTGTGAAGAATAGAAATGACCAACCTGCCGGTAATCTTTTTTATATAAAGAATGATGCACTCCATACGAATGTTCATGATATGACAACAACTGAGGCTTCATTACAGTTGAGATATGCACCTGGTGAAACCTTTATTAATACAAAAGAAAGGAGAATGCCAATTAACTTTGATGCACCTATTTTTACTCTTTCCCATACCATGGGTATAAAAGATGTATTGGGTGGAGATTATAAATTCAACTTTACAGAAGCTGGAATTTATAAAAGATTCTGGCTCTCTTCCTGGGGAAGACTAGATGCTTTTGTAAAAGCAGGAAAACAATGGGATAAGGTTCCTTTCCCTTTACTGATTATGCCTGCTGCCAATCTTTCTTATATCACACAAAGGGAGACATTTAACTTGATCAACAACATGGAATTCCTGAACGATAAGTACGCTTCGCTTGATCTTACTTATGATATGAACGGAAGGATCTTTAATCGTATACCGTTAATCAAACGGTTTAAATGGAGAGAGGTGTTTAAGTTTAAAACATTATACGGAAGTCTGAGTGATAAGAATAATCCCGATAAGAGTGAAGGATTGTACCTTTTCCCAACCCGTAACGGACAAACAACTAGCTTTGCTATGGGCAAAGATCCTTATATGGAATTTAGTGTGGGTATTTATAATATATTTAAAATACTTCATGTAGAGTATACCCGCCGTTTGAATTATCTTGATCATCCGGGAATCAATAAAGACGGTATCCGTATCGCAATGATGCTCAACTTCTAA
- a CDS encoding glycosyltransferase — MLSILIPTYNYDCLGLVEELHRHAQTLLFPIEILVADDASNEDMKRNNRKINKLSNCMFIELKENVGRARIRNLLSEKARYDLLLFIDSDAGLISSTFLQNYVSAIQNSDVVCGGLLYDSTLPSVIFSLRYCYGISTEERSAKERSLHPYDQFSSFNFLIRKKTFRQILFDESFSGYGHEDTAFGIELEKRGVKIKHINNPLYHLGLERNEDFLRKTETSIENLYRYSDKLAEHVRLLQTYKKVRKYKFQKPIAFLFRKTRGILKKDLLAHHPNMKLFAFYKLGYLCNIK, encoded by the coding sequence ATGTTATCAATTCTCATTCCTACTTATAATTATGATTGTTTAGGGCTGGTTGAAGAACTTCATCGCCACGCACAAACACTATTATTCCCTATCGAAATTCTCGTAGCCGATGATGCTTCTAATGAAGATATGAAGCGCAATAACAGAAAGATAAACAAACTAAGTAACTGTATGTTCATCGAACTCAAAGAAAATGTAGGACGTGCCAGAATTCGTAACTTACTCTCGGAAAAAGCTCGTTACGACCTTCTTTTATTTATAGATAGCGATGCAGGACTTATCAGCAGCACTTTTTTGCAAAATTATGTTTCAGCAATACAAAACAGTGACGTGGTGTGCGGAGGACTATTATACGACAGCACTTTACCCTCGGTTATATTCAGTTTACGTTACTGTTATGGCATTTCTACTGAAGAACGTTCAGCAAAAGAACGTAGTCTTCATCCTTATGATCAATTTTCATCTTTCAACTTTTTGATCAGAAAAAAAACATTCCGACAGATTCTATTTGATGAATCATTCTCAGGGTATGGCCACGAAGATACTGCTTTCGGTATTGAATTAGAAAAACGTGGGGTAAAAATAAAACATATTAATAATCCTCTTTACCACTTAGGATTAGAAAGGAATGAAGACTTCCTAAGAAAAACTGAAACAAGTATAGAAAATCTTTACCGCTATTCCGACAAATTGGCTGAGCATGTCCGTTTACTACAAACTTACAAAAAAGTGAGAAAATATAAATTCCAGAAACCGATTGCATTTCTTTTCAGAAAAACCAGAGGAATTCTGAAAAAAGATCTATTAGCACACCACCCTAATATGAAACTTTTTGCTTTCTATAAATTAGGTTATCTGTGTAATATTAAATAG
- the phoU gene encoding phosphate signaling complex protein PhoU, with amino-acid sequence MVKFIESELVQLKKEVDEMWTLVYNQLDRASEAVLTLNKELAQQVIVREKRVNAFELKIDSDVEDIIALYNPVAVDLRFVLAMLKINTDLERLGDFAEGIARFVVKCNEPALDPELLKELRLEEMFAQVLSMLETAKKALNEESLELATSVFAKDNLVDEINSEVSVKLADYITKNPESMLLCLNLIGVFRKLERSGDHINNLAEEIVFYIDAKVLKHQGKTDEGYLSQI; translated from the coding sequence ATGGTAAAGTTTATAGAATCAGAACTCGTGCAACTGAAAAAAGAAGTGGACGAAATGTGGACGTTAGTCTATAATCAGTTAGATAGAGCCTCAGAAGCGGTTCTTACTCTCAATAAAGAACTGGCACAGCAAGTTATCGTTAGAGAGAAAAGAGTAAATGCCTTCGAACTTAAAATAGATAGCGATGTAGAGGATATAATAGCTCTTTACAATCCAGTAGCAGTAGATTTGCGTTTTGTTCTTGCTATGTTGAAAATAAACACAGATTTGGAACGTCTTGGTGACTTTGCTGAGGGCATTGCTCGTTTTGTGGTTAAATGCAATGAACCGGCTCTTGATCCGGAACTTTTAAAAGAACTCCGTCTCGAAGAAATGTTTGCACAGGTTTTATCAATGCTTGAAACAGCAAAGAAGGCTCTGAATGAAGAAAGTCTTGAATTGGCAACATCTGTCTTTGCTAAAGATAATCTGGTTGATGAGATTAATTCGGAAGTGTCTGTGAAACTGGCAGATTATATAACTAAGAATCCTGAAAGTATGCTACTTTGCTTAAACTTAATTGGCGTGTTTCGTAAACTAGAACGATCAGGAGATCACATTAACAACCTGGCTGAAGAAATTGTTTTCTATATTGATGCAAAAGTATTGAAACATCAGGGCAAAACAGATGAAGGATATCTTTCGCAAATTTGA
- the pstB gene encoding phosphate ABC transporter ATP-binding protein PstB, with amino-acid sequence MNKIDVNDVNFYYGDFHALKGVSMQIKEKSVVAFIGPSGCGKSTFLRLFNRMNDLIPNIRMEGQILIDNEDIYAKGVPVDELRKNVGMVFQRPNPFPKTIFENVAYGLRVNGIKDNELIRHRVEETLKGAALWDEVKDKLKESAFALSGGQQQRLCIARAMAVSPSILLMDEPASALDPISTAKVEELIHELKKDYTIVIVTHNMQQAARVSDKTAYFYLGEMIEFDETKKIFTNPAQISTQNYITGRFG; translated from the coding sequence ATGAATAAAATTGATGTAAATGACGTAAATTTCTATTATGGCGATTTTCATGCGCTGAAAGGAGTCAGTATGCAGATAAAAGAAAAGTCTGTAGTTGCCTTTATCGGACCTTCCGGTTGTGGTAAGTCTACCTTTCTTCGCCTTTTTAACCGAATGAACGATTTGATACCCAATATTCGAATGGAGGGACAAATCCTTATTGATAATGAGGATATTTATGCTAAAGGAGTTCCTGTAGATGAATTAAGAAAGAATGTAGGAATGGTATTTCAGCGTCCTAATCCTTTTCCTAAAACTATTTTCGAAAATGTAGCTTATGGTCTTCGGGTTAACGGCATAAAAGACAATGAGCTTATCCGTCATAGGGTGGAAGAGACCTTGAAAGGTGCAGCACTTTGGGATGAAGTAAAAGATAAATTGAAAGAATCTGCATTCGCTCTTTCTGGTGGACAGCAACAAAGACTTTGTATTGCCCGTGCTATGGCCGTATCTCCATCTATTTTGCTTATGGATGAACCCGCTTCTGCTCTTGATCCTATTTCAACGGCTAAAGTAGAAGAACTAATTCACGAGTTAAAGAAAGATTATACAATTGTTATAGTTACTCACAATATGCAGCAAGCTGCTCGTGTTAGTGATAAAACTGCTTATTTTTATCTGGGAGAGATGATTGAATTTGATGAAACAAAGAAGATTTTTACCAATCCGGCTCAGATTTCCACGCAGAATTATATCACCGGACGTTTCGGATAA
- the pstA gene encoding phosphate ABC transporter permease PstA: MEKNKFPESYERRKRRSQKIAFGIFSLFSYSIVAILFAILGFIVYKGIGVINWDFLTTEPTEGMTSGGIWPAIVGTFYLMFGSAIFAFPIGVMSGIYMNEYAPKGKVVRFIRVMTNNLSGIPSIVFGLFGMTLFVNYLGFGDSILAGSLTLGLLCVPLVIRTTEEALKAIPDTFREGSRALGATKLQTIRRVILPIATPNIITGLILALGRVSGETAPILFTCAAYFLPKLPSSALDQCMALPYHLYVISTSGTNMEAQLPIAYGTALVLIVIILIVNLIANALRKYFSNKVKMN; the protein is encoded by the coding sequence ATGGAAAAGAATAAATTTCCCGAATCCTACGAACGACGCAAACGTCGTTCTCAGAAAATAGCCTTTGGCATTTTCTCTTTATTTAGCTACAGCATTGTTGCAATACTCTTTGCAATCCTGGGTTTTATAGTATATAAAGGTATAGGCGTTATTAACTGGGATTTCCTAACCACAGAACCTACAGAAGGAATGACATCTGGAGGAATCTGGCCAGCCATTGTGGGAACATTCTATCTGATGTTTGGTAGTGCGATTTTTGCATTTCCCATTGGAGTAATGAGTGGAATCTACATGAATGAATATGCTCCGAAAGGTAAAGTTGTTCGTTTTATAAGAGTGATGACTAACAACCTTAGCGGAATCCCATCTATTGTATTCGGTCTCTTTGGTATGACACTTTTTGTTAATTACCTAGGATTTGGTGATAGTATTCTGGCGGGTTCACTTACTCTTGGACTACTTTGTGTGCCGTTGGTAATCAGAACAACGGAAGAAGCTTTAAAAGCTATTCCAGATACATTTCGTGAAGGTAGTCGTGCGCTAGGAGCCACTAAGCTTCAAACTATCCGACGAGTGATTCTTCCTATTGCCACACCTAATATTATTACAGGATTGATTTTGGCGCTTGGGCGTGTTTCCGGAGAAACCGCACCAATCCTTTTCACTTGCGCGGCATATTTTCTTCCCAAACTTCCTTCCAGTGCACTAGATCAATGTATGGCCTTGCCTTACCATCTTTACGTAATATCTACTAGCGGAACAAATATGGAAGCACAGTTGCCTATTGCGTATGGTACTGCATTAGTTTTGATCGTCATTATTTTAATAGTGAATCTAATTGCTAATGCTCTAAGAAAATATTTCTCTAATAAAGTAAAAATGAATTAA
- the pstC gene encoding phosphate ABC transporter permease subunit PstC, with translation MKKFFERIIEGLLTCSGFVTSITILLIIVFLFSEAFGLFGNKAIEDGYVLALNKENKVTDLTPAEIKKMFDGEVTNWSQVGGTNAPITIFRLENLTDYYSEEELGPDYAFAGAKIAELINKNPGMIGFIPNNYLHKSFQGHVIKDKTISIKDVIGGTEWFPTATPAPQFGILPLITGTLWVSFFAILFALPFGLSVSIYMSEVSSHRVRDILKPVIELLSGIPSVVYGFFGLIVIVPLIQKIFHLPVGESGLAGSIVLAIMALPTIITVSEDAMRNCPRAMREASLALGASKWQTIYKVVIPYSISGITSGIVLGIGRAIGETMAVLMVTGNAAVIPHSILEPLRTIPATIAAELGEAPAGGAHYQALFLLGVVLFFITLIINFSVEYISSRQK, from the coding sequence ATGAAAAAGTTTTTTGAACGAATAATTGAAGGGCTGCTTACTTGCAGTGGTTTCGTGACAAGTATTACGATTCTGCTCATTATTGTTTTTCTTTTCAGTGAGGCATTCGGACTGTTTGGTAATAAAGCCATTGAGGATGGATATGTACTTGCTCTTAACAAAGAAAATAAAGTTACGGATCTTACTCCAGCTGAGATTAAAAAAATGTTTGATGGAGAGGTAACCAATTGGTCACAAGTTGGAGGAACAAATGCTCCAATAACTATTTTCCGCTTGGAAAATCTTACAGATTATTACTCAGAAGAAGAGCTTGGCCCTGATTACGCATTTGCAGGAGCCAAGATTGCTGAACTGATTAATAAGAATCCAGGAATGATTGGATTTATTCCTAATAATTATCTTCATAAGAGCTTTCAAGGGCATGTAATTAAGGATAAAACGATCTCAATTAAAGATGTTATTGGAGGAACTGAATGGTTCCCTACAGCAACTCCGGCGCCTCAGTTCGGAATTCTTCCCTTGATAACCGGTACTCTTTGGGTTAGCTTCTTTGCCATTCTGTTTGCTCTCCCGTTTGGCTTATCTGTATCGATATATATGAGTGAGGTTTCCAGCCACCGTGTAAGAGATATATTGAAACCAGTAATCGAACTATTAAGTGGAATACCTTCTGTCGTTTATGGTTTCTTCGGATTGATTGTTATCGTTCCCTTGATTCAAAAAATATTTCACCTTCCGGTTGGAGAATCTGGACTTGCTGGTAGTATTGTTCTTGCCATTATGGCATTGCCAACAATTATTACAGTAAGTGAGGATGCAATGAGAAACTGTCCACGGGCAATGAGAGAAGCAAGTCTTGCTTTGGGAGCATCTAAATGGCAGACTATTTATAAGGTAGTTATACCTTACTCAATTTCGGGAATAACCTCAGGAATTGTTTTAGGAATAGGACGCGCTATTGGTGAAACAATGGCTGTGCTTATGGTAACAGGTAATGCAGCAGTGATTCCTCATTCAATTCTAGAACCCCTTCGAACCATCCCTGCAACCATTGCCGCCGAACTAGGTGAAGCACCAGCAGGAGGAGCGCACTATCAAGCGTTGTTCTTATTAGGAGTTGTGTTGTTCTTCATCACACTTATCATCAACTTTAGTGTAGAATACATAAGCAGCAGACAAAAATAA
- a CDS encoding PstS family phosphate ABC transporter substrate-binding protein: MKKGTILLLISLLLSVTSLHAQRIKGSDTVLPVSQQAAESYMNKKHGANVTVTGGGSGVGFSALIDGTCDIAMASRSIKFGEKMKLKAKKQDITEVKIAYDALAVVINPSNTVSKLTREQLAGIFTGSITNWKQVGGKDMKIVAYSRETSSGTYEFFKEHVLKNKNYKKDILSMPATGAIIQSVSQTKGAIGYVGLAYVSNKVKTIAVSYDGKKFATPSLENASKKLYPIVRPLFYYYNNKDKNKVSPFIQYVLSAEGQNLIKKGGYIPIRLM, from the coding sequence ATGAAAAAAGGAACTATTCTATTATTGATTTCGTTATTGCTGAGCGTTACATCTTTACATGCACAACGAATTAAAGGTAGCGATACTGTACTTCCAGTGTCACAACAAGCAGCTGAAAGCTATATGAACAAAAAGCACGGAGCTAACGTCACTGTTACTGGCGGCGGAAGCGGTGTTGGATTCTCGGCATTGATAGATGGAACTTGTGACATTGCTATGGCCTCTCGTTCAATCAAGTTTGGCGAGAAGATGAAACTTAAAGCAAAAAAACAAGATATTACAGAAGTAAAGATTGCATATGATGCATTAGCAGTGGTTATCAATCCATCAAACACCGTTAGCAAGCTCACTCGTGAACAATTAGCAGGTATTTTCACTGGCTCAATCACAAACTGGAAACAAGTGGGTGGGAAAGATATGAAAATAGTGGCATACTCTCGCGAAACATCTTCGGGAACATACGAGTTTTTCAAGGAACATGTTTTAAAGAATAAAAATTATAAAAAGGACATCCTTTCCATGCCTGCAACAGGAGCCATTATCCAATCAGTAAGTCAGACTAAGGGTGCAATTGGATATGTGGGACTTGCTTATGTAAGCAACAAAGTAAAAACTATAGCTGTTTCATATGATGGAAAAAAATTTGCAACTCCAAGTTTAGAAAATGCCTCAAAGAAACTTTACCCTATTGTAAGACCACTATTTTATTATTATAATAACAAAGACAAAAATAAAGTATCACCATTTATTCAGTATGTTTTATCTGCAGAAGGTCAGAATTTAATAAAAAAGGGTGGATATATTCCAATTAGATTAATGTAA